In Populus trichocarpa isolate Nisqually-1 chromosome 16, P.trichocarpa_v4.1, whole genome shotgun sequence, a genomic segment contains:
- the LOC7482614 gene encoding probable LRR receptor-like serine/threonine-protein kinase At1g06840 isoform X5 yields the protein MSWMRSLGCVFVLSYCYLVLQTDAQITDPSEVAALKSVKKSLVDPMKHLSSWKRGDPCASNWTGIFCLDTYATDGYLHVRELQLLNLNLSGNLAPELGQLSQLAILDFMWNELTGSIPREIGNLSSLKLLLLNGNKLSGSLPDELGYLSKLIRLQVDQNNISGRIPKSFANMSSIRHFHLNNNSISGQIPPELSKLSTLVHLLLDNNNLSGYLPPELSKFPEMRIIQLDNNNFNGSGIPATYGSLSRLVKLSLRNCSLQGSIPDLSSIPNLYYLDLSKNNLRGSLPPKLSDTMRTIDLSENHLSGSIPGSFSDLSFLQRLSLENNQLNGSVPANIWQNMTSTKSACFTIDLRNNSLSSISGALNPPDNVTLRLRGNPICENANIANIIQFCGFEAGGDRTTERSMNSTMTCPVQACPVDNFFEYVPASPLPCFCASPLRIGYRLKSPSFSYFDPYAFPFELHVTSALKLNPYQLSIDSYFWEEGPRLRMHLKIFPPANNVHSNTFNVSEVGRIRGAFTSWHFPGDDLFGPYELLNFTLVGPYAAIHFDTKGKNISIGIWVAVILGAIACTVAVSAVVTLLIARRYARKHRNLSRRHSSSKASIKIDGVKGFTFKEMALATDNFNCSTQVGRGGYGKVYRGVLSGNSIVAIKRTEEGSLQGQKEFLTEIKLLSRLHHRNLVSLVGYCEEKEEQMLVYEFMPNGTLRDWLSDKAKGTLNFGTRLSIALGSAKGILYLHTEAQPPVFHRDIKATNILLDSKLTAKVADFGLSRLAPVLDDEGNLPNHVSTVVRGTPGYLDPEYFLTHKLTDKSDVYSLGIVFLELLTGMHPISHGKNIVREVNMAHQSGIMFSIIDNRMGAYPSECVERFVALALSCCHDKQEKRPSMQDVVRELETILKMMPEADAIYAESTSTYSGKSTPTYSGKSASSSSFYSSQYLYESSCLLGSDLSSGVVPTINPR from the exons TCAGCTTCTTAATTTGAATCTTTCTGGAAATTTAGCACCTGAGCTAGGCCAACTTTCTCAACTGGCAATATT GGATTTCATGTGGAATGAATTGACTGGCAGCATACCAAGAGAGATAGGAAATCTTTCATCTTTGAAACTCCT GCTGTTGAATGGAAACAAATTATCAGGATCGTTACCTGATGAGCTTGGCTATTTATCGAAATTAATTAGACTCCAAGTGGATCAGAACAATATTTCAGGACGAATACCAAAATCATTTGCTAACATGAGCAGTATTAGACATTT CCACTTGAACAACAACTCAATCAGTGGTCAAATTCCACCCGAGCTTTCCAAACTATCAACTCTTGTTCACTT GCTTTTGGATAATAATAACTTATCTGGGTATCTTCCACCAGAATTATCAAAGTTCCCAGAGATGCGGATAAT TCAACTTGACAACAACAACTTTAACGGATCTGGAATTCCAGCTACTTATGGCAGCCTTTCCAGATTAGTAAAATT AAGTCTCAGAAATTGTAGCTTGCAAGGTTCTATACCTGATCTTAGCAGCATACCAAACCTATACTATTT GGATCTGAGCAAGAACAACCTTAGAGGATCTCTACCACCCAAACTTTCTGATACTATGAGAACTAT CGATTTGTCAGAGAACCATCTTAGTGGATCTATACCAGGAAGTTTCTcagatctttcttttcttcaaagaCT GTCACTTGAAAATAATCAGTTGAATGGGTCTGTGCCAGCTAACATTTGGCAGAACATGACCTCCACTAAAAGTGCTTGTTTTACAAT TGATCTCAGGAACAATTCACTCTCAAGCATTTCGGGGGCGTTGAATCCGCCGGACAATGTCACCTTAag GCTTCGAGGCAATCCTATTTGTGAAAATGCAAACATAGCCAACATAATCCAGTTCTGTGGATTTGAAGCTGGAGGAGATAGGACTACTGAGAGGTCAATGAATTCTACGATGACATGTCCTGTTCAAGCATGCCCAGTAGATAATTTCTTTGAATATGTCCCAGCTTCACCTCTACCATGCTTTTGTGCCTCCCCTCTTAGGATTGGATACAGACTTAAGAGCCCTAGTTTCTCTTATTTTGATCCATATGCTTTTCCATTCGAGTTACATGTGACTAGTGCTCTTAAACTGAATCCATATCAATTGTCAATCGATTCCTATTTCTGGGAAGAAGGCCCTCGTTTAAGAATGCATCTGAAGATATTTCCTCCAGCTAATAATGTGCACTCAAACACATTTAATGTATCCGAGGTTGGACGAATAAGAGGTGCATTTACATCGTGGCACTTTCCTGGTGATGACTTATTCGGACCATATGAACTTCTCAACTTCACTCTAGTGGGACCTTATGCAGCGA TACATTTCGACACAAAAGGGAAGAATATTAGCATAGGAATTTGGGTAGCCGTTATATTAGGTGCTATTGCCTGTACCGTTGCAGTATCTGCAGTTGTCACACTTCTTATTGCTAGAAGATATGCTAGAAAGCATAGAAATTTGTCGAGAAGACATTCAT CATCGAAGGCATCGATAAAAATCGATGGTGTGAAAGGCTTCACATTTAAAGAAATGGCCCTGGCTACTGATAACTTTAACTGCTCAACTCAAGTTGGTAGAGGAGGCTATGGAAAGGTTTATAGAGGTGTTCTTTCTGGCAACTCAATTGTGGCCATAAAGCGTACTGAAGAAGGATCATTACAAGGCCAAAAAGAATTTCTGACTGAGATTAAATTGTTGTCAAGGTTGCATCACAGAAATCTAGTTTCACTGGTTGGATATTGTGAAGAAAAAGAGGAGCAG ATGCTGGTGTACGAGTTCATGCCAAATGGTACCTTGCGGGACTGGCTTTCCG ATAAGGCCAAGGGAACATTGAACTTTGGTACAAGGTTAAGCATCGCGCTGGGTTCAGCTAAGGGTATCCTTTACCTCCATACTGAAGCACAGCCTCCGGTATTCCACCGGGATATCAAGGCCACTAACATACTATTAGACTCTAAGCTCACTGCTAAAGTTGCTGACTTTGGACTCTCACGTCTCGCTCCTGTCTTGGATGATGAAGGGAATCTGCCTAATCATGTATCAACAGTAGTGAGGGGAACTCCA GGATACCTCGATCCAGAATACTTTTTGACCCATAAGTTGACAGACAAGAGTGATGTGTATAGCCTTGGGATTGTGTTTCTGGAGCTCCTGACTGGTATGCACCCCATATCACATGGCAAAAACATTGTTCGCGAG GTTAACATGGCTCATCAGTCTGGCATTATGTTCTCTATCATAGACAACAGAATGGGTGCTTATCCATCTGAATGTGTGGAGAGATTTGTGGCGTTGGCACTCAGCTGTTGCCATGACAAGCAAGAAAAGCGGCCGTCAATGCAGGATGTGGTCAGGGAACTGGAAACCATACTCAAAATGATGCCAGAAGCTGATGCCATCTATGCAGAATCCACTTCCACATATTCTGGCAAATCCACTCCCACATATTCCGGCAAGTcagcatcatcatcttcattttaCTCGAGCCAATATCTATACGAAAGTTCCTGTCTTCTGGGAAGTGATCTTAGCAGTGGTGTTGTTCCCACCATCAACCCTCGCTAA
- the LOC7482614 gene encoding probable LRR receptor-like serine/threonine-protein kinase At1g06840 isoform X2, translating into MEIKMSWMRSLGCVFVLSYCYLVLQTDAQITDPSEVAALKSVKKSLVDPMKHLSSWKRGDPCASNWTGIFCLDTYATDGYLHVRELQLLNLNLSGNLAPELGQLSQLAILDFMWNELTGSIPREIGNLSSLKLLLLNGNKLSGSLPDELGYLSKLIRLQVDQNNISGRIPKSFANMSSIRHFHLNNNSISGQIPPELSKLSTLVHLLLDNNNLSGYLPPELSKFPEMRIIQLDNNNFNGSGIPATYGSLSRLVKLSLRNCSLQGSIPDLSSIPNLYYLDLSKNNLRGSLPPKLSDTMRTIDLSENHLSGSIPGSFSDLSFLQRLSLENNQLNGSVPANIWQNMTSTKSACFTIDLRNNSLSSISGALNPPDNVTLRLRGNPICENANIANIIQFCGFEAGGDRTTERSMNSTMTCPVQACPVDNFFEYVPASPLPCFCASPLRIGYRLKSPSFSYFDPYAFPFELHVTSALKLNPYQLSIDSYFWEEGPRLRMHLKIFPPANNVHSNTFNVSEVGRIRGAFTSWHFPGDDLFGPYELLNFTLVGPYAAIHFDTKGKNISIGIWVAVILGAIACTVAVSAVVTLLIARRYARKHRNLSRRHSSSKASIKIDGVKGFTFKEMALATDNFNCSTQVGRGGYGKVYRGVLSGNSIVAIKRTEEGSLQGQKEFLTEIKLLSRLHHRNLVSLVGYCEEKEEQMLVYEFMPNGTLRDWLSDKAKGTLNFGTRLSIALGSAKGILYLHTEAQPPVFHRDIKATNILLDSKLTAKVADFGLSRLAPVLDDEGNLPNHVSTVVRGTPGYLDPEYFLTHKLTDKSDVYSLGIVFLELLTGMHPISHGKNIVREVNMAHQSGIMFSIIDNRMGAYPSECVERFVALALSCCHDKQEKRPSMQDVVRELETILKMMPEADAIYAESTSTYSGKSTPTYSGKSASSSSFYSSQYLYESSCLLGSDLSSGVVPTINPR; encoded by the exons TCAGCTTCTTAATTTGAATCTTTCTGGAAATTTAGCACCTGAGCTAGGCCAACTTTCTCAACTGGCAATATT GGATTTCATGTGGAATGAATTGACTGGCAGCATACCAAGAGAGATAGGAAATCTTTCATCTTTGAAACTCCT GCTGTTGAATGGAAACAAATTATCAGGATCGTTACCTGATGAGCTTGGCTATTTATCGAAATTAATTAGACTCCAAGTGGATCAGAACAATATTTCAGGACGAATACCAAAATCATTTGCTAACATGAGCAGTATTAGACATTT CCACTTGAACAACAACTCAATCAGTGGTCAAATTCCACCCGAGCTTTCCAAACTATCAACTCTTGTTCACTT GCTTTTGGATAATAATAACTTATCTGGGTATCTTCCACCAGAATTATCAAAGTTCCCAGAGATGCGGATAAT TCAACTTGACAACAACAACTTTAACGGATCTGGAATTCCAGCTACTTATGGCAGCCTTTCCAGATTAGTAAAATT AAGTCTCAGAAATTGTAGCTTGCAAGGTTCTATACCTGATCTTAGCAGCATACCAAACCTATACTATTT GGATCTGAGCAAGAACAACCTTAGAGGATCTCTACCACCCAAACTTTCTGATACTATGAGAACTAT CGATTTGTCAGAGAACCATCTTAGTGGATCTATACCAGGAAGTTTCTcagatctttcttttcttcaaagaCT GTCACTTGAAAATAATCAGTTGAATGGGTCTGTGCCAGCTAACATTTGGCAGAACATGACCTCCACTAAAAGTGCTTGTTTTACAAT TGATCTCAGGAACAATTCACTCTCAAGCATTTCGGGGGCGTTGAATCCGCCGGACAATGTCACCTTAag GCTTCGAGGCAATCCTATTTGTGAAAATGCAAACATAGCCAACATAATCCAGTTCTGTGGATTTGAAGCTGGAGGAGATAGGACTACTGAGAGGTCAATGAATTCTACGATGACATGTCCTGTTCAAGCATGCCCAGTAGATAATTTCTTTGAATATGTCCCAGCTTCACCTCTACCATGCTTTTGTGCCTCCCCTCTTAGGATTGGATACAGACTTAAGAGCCCTAGTTTCTCTTATTTTGATCCATATGCTTTTCCATTCGAGTTACATGTGACTAGTGCTCTTAAACTGAATCCATATCAATTGTCAATCGATTCCTATTTCTGGGAAGAAGGCCCTCGTTTAAGAATGCATCTGAAGATATTTCCTCCAGCTAATAATGTGCACTCAAACACATTTAATGTATCCGAGGTTGGACGAATAAGAGGTGCATTTACATCGTGGCACTTTCCTGGTGATGACTTATTCGGACCATATGAACTTCTCAACTTCACTCTAGTGGGACCTTATGCAGCGA TACATTTCGACACAAAAGGGAAGAATATTAGCATAGGAATTTGGGTAGCCGTTATATTAGGTGCTATTGCCTGTACCGTTGCAGTATCTGCAGTTGTCACACTTCTTATTGCTAGAAGATATGCTAGAAAGCATAGAAATTTGTCGAGAAGACATTCAT CATCGAAGGCATCGATAAAAATCGATGGTGTGAAAGGCTTCACATTTAAAGAAATGGCCCTGGCTACTGATAACTTTAACTGCTCAACTCAAGTTGGTAGAGGAGGCTATGGAAAGGTTTATAGAGGTGTTCTTTCTGGCAACTCAATTGTGGCCATAAAGCGTACTGAAGAAGGATCATTACAAGGCCAAAAAGAATTTCTGACTGAGATTAAATTGTTGTCAAGGTTGCATCACAGAAATCTAGTTTCACTGGTTGGATATTGTGAAGAAAAAGAGGAGCAG ATGCTGGTGTACGAGTTCATGCCAAATGGTACCTTGCGGGACTGGCTTTCCG ATAAGGCCAAGGGAACATTGAACTTTGGTACAAGGTTAAGCATCGCGCTGGGTTCAGCTAAGGGTATCCTTTACCTCCATACTGAAGCACAGCCTCCGGTATTCCACCGGGATATCAAGGCCACTAACATACTATTAGACTCTAAGCTCACTGCTAAAGTTGCTGACTTTGGACTCTCACGTCTCGCTCCTGTCTTGGATGATGAAGGGAATCTGCCTAATCATGTATCAACAGTAGTGAGGGGAACTCCA GGATACCTCGATCCAGAATACTTTTTGACCCATAAGTTGACAGACAAGAGTGATGTGTATAGCCTTGGGATTGTGTTTCTGGAGCTCCTGACTGGTATGCACCCCATATCACATGGCAAAAACATTGTTCGCGAG GTTAACATGGCTCATCAGTCTGGCATTATGTTCTCTATCATAGACAACAGAATGGGTGCTTATCCATCTGAATGTGTGGAGAGATTTGTGGCGTTGGCACTCAGCTGTTGCCATGACAAGCAAGAAAAGCGGCCGTCAATGCAGGATGTGGTCAGGGAACTGGAAACCATACTCAAAATGATGCCAGAAGCTGATGCCATCTATGCAGAATCCACTTCCACATATTCTGGCAAATCCACTCCCACATATTCCGGCAAGTcagcatcatcatcttcattttaCTCGAGCCAATATCTATACGAAAGTTCCTGTCTTCTGGGAAGTGATCTTAGCAGTGGTGTTGTTCCCACCATCAACCCTCGCTAA
- the LOC7482614 gene encoding probable LRR receptor-like serine/threonine-protein kinase At1g06840 isoform X8: MKHLSSWKRGDPCASNWTGIFCLDTYATDGYLHVRELQLLNLNLSGNLAPELGQLSQLAILDFMWNELTGSIPREIGNLSSLKLLLLNGNKLSGSLPDELGYLSKLIRLQVDQNNISGRIPKSFANMSSIRHFHLNNNSISGQIPPELSKLSTLVHLLLDNNNLSGYLPPELSKFPEMRIIQLDNNNFNGSGIPATYGSLSRLVKLSLRNCSLQGSIPDLSSIPNLYYLDLSKNNLRGSLPPKLSDTMRTIDLSENHLSGSIPGSFSDLSFLQRLSLENNQLNGSVPANIWQNMTSTKSACFTIDLRNNSLSSISGALNPPDNVTLRLRGNPICENANIANIIQFCGFEAGGDRTTERSMNSTMTCPVQACPVDNFFEYVPASPLPCFCASPLRIGYRLKSPSFSYFDPYAFPFELHVTSALKLNPYQLSIDSYFWEEGPRLRMHLKIFPPANNVHSNTFNVSEVGRIRGAFTSWHFPGDDLFGPYELLNFTLVGPYAAIHFDTKGKNISIGIWVAVILGAIACTVAVSAVVTLLIARRYARKHRNLSRRHSSSKASIKIDGVKGFTFKEMALATDNFNCSTQVGRGGYGKVYRGVLSGNSIVAIKRTEEGSLQGQKEFLTEIKLLSRLHHRNLVSLVGYCEEKEEQMLVYEFMPNGTLRDWLSDKAKGTLNFGTRLSIALGSAKGILYLHTEAQPPVFHRDIKATNILLDSKLTAKVADFGLSRLAPVLDDEGNLPNHVSTVVRGTPGYLDPEYFLTHKLTDKSDVYSLGIVFLELLTGMHPISHGKNIVREVNMAHQSGIMFSIIDNRMGAYPSECVERFVALALSCCHDKQEKRPSMQDVVRELETILKMMPEADAIYAESTSTYSGKSTPTYSGKSASSSSFYSSQYLYESSCLLGSDLSSGVVPTINPR; the protein is encoded by the exons TCAGCTTCTTAATTTGAATCTTTCTGGAAATTTAGCACCTGAGCTAGGCCAACTTTCTCAACTGGCAATATT GGATTTCATGTGGAATGAATTGACTGGCAGCATACCAAGAGAGATAGGAAATCTTTCATCTTTGAAACTCCT GCTGTTGAATGGAAACAAATTATCAGGATCGTTACCTGATGAGCTTGGCTATTTATCGAAATTAATTAGACTCCAAGTGGATCAGAACAATATTTCAGGACGAATACCAAAATCATTTGCTAACATGAGCAGTATTAGACATTT CCACTTGAACAACAACTCAATCAGTGGTCAAATTCCACCCGAGCTTTCCAAACTATCAACTCTTGTTCACTT GCTTTTGGATAATAATAACTTATCTGGGTATCTTCCACCAGAATTATCAAAGTTCCCAGAGATGCGGATAAT TCAACTTGACAACAACAACTTTAACGGATCTGGAATTCCAGCTACTTATGGCAGCCTTTCCAGATTAGTAAAATT AAGTCTCAGAAATTGTAGCTTGCAAGGTTCTATACCTGATCTTAGCAGCATACCAAACCTATACTATTT GGATCTGAGCAAGAACAACCTTAGAGGATCTCTACCACCCAAACTTTCTGATACTATGAGAACTAT CGATTTGTCAGAGAACCATCTTAGTGGATCTATACCAGGAAGTTTCTcagatctttcttttcttcaaagaCT GTCACTTGAAAATAATCAGTTGAATGGGTCTGTGCCAGCTAACATTTGGCAGAACATGACCTCCACTAAAAGTGCTTGTTTTACAAT TGATCTCAGGAACAATTCACTCTCAAGCATTTCGGGGGCGTTGAATCCGCCGGACAATGTCACCTTAag GCTTCGAGGCAATCCTATTTGTGAAAATGCAAACATAGCCAACATAATCCAGTTCTGTGGATTTGAAGCTGGAGGAGATAGGACTACTGAGAGGTCAATGAATTCTACGATGACATGTCCTGTTCAAGCATGCCCAGTAGATAATTTCTTTGAATATGTCCCAGCTTCACCTCTACCATGCTTTTGTGCCTCCCCTCTTAGGATTGGATACAGACTTAAGAGCCCTAGTTTCTCTTATTTTGATCCATATGCTTTTCCATTCGAGTTACATGTGACTAGTGCTCTTAAACTGAATCCATATCAATTGTCAATCGATTCCTATTTCTGGGAAGAAGGCCCTCGTTTAAGAATGCATCTGAAGATATTTCCTCCAGCTAATAATGTGCACTCAAACACATTTAATGTATCCGAGGTTGGACGAATAAGAGGTGCATTTACATCGTGGCACTTTCCTGGTGATGACTTATTCGGACCATATGAACTTCTCAACTTCACTCTAGTGGGACCTTATGCAGCGA TACATTTCGACACAAAAGGGAAGAATATTAGCATAGGAATTTGGGTAGCCGTTATATTAGGTGCTATTGCCTGTACCGTTGCAGTATCTGCAGTTGTCACACTTCTTATTGCTAGAAGATATGCTAGAAAGCATAGAAATTTGTCGAGAAGACATTCAT CATCGAAGGCATCGATAAAAATCGATGGTGTGAAAGGCTTCACATTTAAAGAAATGGCCCTGGCTACTGATAACTTTAACTGCTCAACTCAAGTTGGTAGAGGAGGCTATGGAAAGGTTTATAGAGGTGTTCTTTCTGGCAACTCAATTGTGGCCATAAAGCGTACTGAAGAAGGATCATTACAAGGCCAAAAAGAATTTCTGACTGAGATTAAATTGTTGTCAAGGTTGCATCACAGAAATCTAGTTTCACTGGTTGGATATTGTGAAGAAAAAGAGGAGCAG ATGCTGGTGTACGAGTTCATGCCAAATGGTACCTTGCGGGACTGGCTTTCCG ATAAGGCCAAGGGAACATTGAACTTTGGTACAAGGTTAAGCATCGCGCTGGGTTCAGCTAAGGGTATCCTTTACCTCCATACTGAAGCACAGCCTCCGGTATTCCACCGGGATATCAAGGCCACTAACATACTATTAGACTCTAAGCTCACTGCTAAAGTTGCTGACTTTGGACTCTCACGTCTCGCTCCTGTCTTGGATGATGAAGGGAATCTGCCTAATCATGTATCAACAGTAGTGAGGGGAACTCCA GGATACCTCGATCCAGAATACTTTTTGACCCATAAGTTGACAGACAAGAGTGATGTGTATAGCCTTGGGATTGTGTTTCTGGAGCTCCTGACTGGTATGCACCCCATATCACATGGCAAAAACATTGTTCGCGAG GTTAACATGGCTCATCAGTCTGGCATTATGTTCTCTATCATAGACAACAGAATGGGTGCTTATCCATCTGAATGTGTGGAGAGATTTGTGGCGTTGGCACTCAGCTGTTGCCATGACAAGCAAGAAAAGCGGCCGTCAATGCAGGATGTGGTCAGGGAACTGGAAACCATACTCAAAATGATGCCAGAAGCTGATGCCATCTATGCAGAATCCACTTCCACATATTCTGGCAAATCCACTCCCACATATTCCGGCAAGTcagcatcatcatcttcattttaCTCGAGCCAATATCTATACGAAAGTTCCTGTCTTCTGGGAAGTGATCTTAGCAGTGGTGTTGTTCCCACCATCAACCCTCGCTAA
- the LOC7482614 gene encoding probable LRR receptor-like serine/threonine-protein kinase At1g06840 isoform X9, which translates to MWNELTGSIPREIGNLSSLKLLLLNGNKLSGSLPDELGYLSKLIRLQVDQNNISGRIPKSFANMSSIRHFHLNNNSISGQIPPELSKLSTLVHLLLDNNNLSGYLPPELSKFPEMRIIQLDNNNFNGSGIPATYGSLSRLVKLSLRNCSLQGSIPDLSSIPNLYYLDLSKNNLRGSLPPKLSDTMRTIDLSENHLSGSIPGSFSDLSFLQRLSLENNQLNGSVPANIWQNMTSTKSACFTIDLRNNSLSSISGALNPPDNVTLRLRGNPICENANIANIIQFCGFEAGGDRTTERSMNSTMTCPVQACPVDNFFEYVPASPLPCFCASPLRIGYRLKSPSFSYFDPYAFPFELHVTSALKLNPYQLSIDSYFWEEGPRLRMHLKIFPPANNVHSNTFNVSEVGRIRGAFTSWHFPGDDLFGPYELLNFTLVGPYAAIHFDTKGKNISIGIWVAVILGAIACTVAVSAVVTLLIARRYARKHRNLSRRHSSSKASIKIDGVKGFTFKEMALATDNFNCSTQVGRGGYGKVYRGVLSGNSIVAIKRTEEGSLQGQKEFLTEIKLLSRLHHRNLVSLVGYCEEKEEQMLVYEFMPNGTLRDWLSDKAKGTLNFGTRLSIALGSAKGILYLHTEAQPPVFHRDIKATNILLDSKLTAKVADFGLSRLAPVLDDEGNLPNHVSTVVRGTPGYLDPEYFLTHKLTDKSDVYSLGIVFLELLTGMHPISHGKNIVREVNMAHQSGIMFSIIDNRMGAYPSECVERFVALALSCCHDKQEKRPSMQDVVRELETILKMMPEADAIYAESTSTYSGKSTPTYSGKSASSSSFYSSQYLYESSCLLGSDLSSGVVPTINPR; encoded by the exons ATGTGGAATGAATTGACTGGCAGCATACCAAGAGAGATAGGAAATCTTTCATCTTTGAAACTCCT GCTGTTGAATGGAAACAAATTATCAGGATCGTTACCTGATGAGCTTGGCTATTTATCGAAATTAATTAGACTCCAAGTGGATCAGAACAATATTTCAGGACGAATACCAAAATCATTTGCTAACATGAGCAGTATTAGACATTT CCACTTGAACAACAACTCAATCAGTGGTCAAATTCCACCCGAGCTTTCCAAACTATCAACTCTTGTTCACTT GCTTTTGGATAATAATAACTTATCTGGGTATCTTCCACCAGAATTATCAAAGTTCCCAGAGATGCGGATAAT TCAACTTGACAACAACAACTTTAACGGATCTGGAATTCCAGCTACTTATGGCAGCCTTTCCAGATTAGTAAAATT AAGTCTCAGAAATTGTAGCTTGCAAGGTTCTATACCTGATCTTAGCAGCATACCAAACCTATACTATTT GGATCTGAGCAAGAACAACCTTAGAGGATCTCTACCACCCAAACTTTCTGATACTATGAGAACTAT CGATTTGTCAGAGAACCATCTTAGTGGATCTATACCAGGAAGTTTCTcagatctttcttttcttcaaagaCT GTCACTTGAAAATAATCAGTTGAATGGGTCTGTGCCAGCTAACATTTGGCAGAACATGACCTCCACTAAAAGTGCTTGTTTTACAAT TGATCTCAGGAACAATTCACTCTCAAGCATTTCGGGGGCGTTGAATCCGCCGGACAATGTCACCTTAag GCTTCGAGGCAATCCTATTTGTGAAAATGCAAACATAGCCAACATAATCCAGTTCTGTGGATTTGAAGCTGGAGGAGATAGGACTACTGAGAGGTCAATGAATTCTACGATGACATGTCCTGTTCAAGCATGCCCAGTAGATAATTTCTTTGAATATGTCCCAGCTTCACCTCTACCATGCTTTTGTGCCTCCCCTCTTAGGATTGGATACAGACTTAAGAGCCCTAGTTTCTCTTATTTTGATCCATATGCTTTTCCATTCGAGTTACATGTGACTAGTGCTCTTAAACTGAATCCATATCAATTGTCAATCGATTCCTATTTCTGGGAAGAAGGCCCTCGTTTAAGAATGCATCTGAAGATATTTCCTCCAGCTAATAATGTGCACTCAAACACATTTAATGTATCCGAGGTTGGACGAATAAGAGGTGCATTTACATCGTGGCACTTTCCTGGTGATGACTTATTCGGACCATATGAACTTCTCAACTTCACTCTAGTGGGACCTTATGCAGCGA TACATTTCGACACAAAAGGGAAGAATATTAGCATAGGAATTTGGGTAGCCGTTATATTAGGTGCTATTGCCTGTACCGTTGCAGTATCTGCAGTTGTCACACTTCTTATTGCTAGAAGATATGCTAGAAAGCATAGAAATTTGTCGAGAAGACATTCAT CATCGAAGGCATCGATAAAAATCGATGGTGTGAAAGGCTTCACATTTAAAGAAATGGCCCTGGCTACTGATAACTTTAACTGCTCAACTCAAGTTGGTAGAGGAGGCTATGGAAAGGTTTATAGAGGTGTTCTTTCTGGCAACTCAATTGTGGCCATAAAGCGTACTGAAGAAGGATCATTACAAGGCCAAAAAGAATTTCTGACTGAGATTAAATTGTTGTCAAGGTTGCATCACAGAAATCTAGTTTCACTGGTTGGATATTGTGAAGAAAAAGAGGAGCAG ATGCTGGTGTACGAGTTCATGCCAAATGGTACCTTGCGGGACTGGCTTTCCG ATAAGGCCAAGGGAACATTGAACTTTGGTACAAGGTTAAGCATCGCGCTGGGTTCAGCTAAGGGTATCCTTTACCTCCATACTGAAGCACAGCCTCCGGTATTCCACCGGGATATCAAGGCCACTAACATACTATTAGACTCTAAGCTCACTGCTAAAGTTGCTGACTTTGGACTCTCACGTCTCGCTCCTGTCTTGGATGATGAAGGGAATCTGCCTAATCATGTATCAACAGTAGTGAGGGGAACTCCA GGATACCTCGATCCAGAATACTTTTTGACCCATAAGTTGACAGACAAGAGTGATGTGTATAGCCTTGGGATTGTGTTTCTGGAGCTCCTGACTGGTATGCACCCCATATCACATGGCAAAAACATTGTTCGCGAG GTTAACATGGCTCATCAGTCTGGCATTATGTTCTCTATCATAGACAACAGAATGGGTGCTTATCCATCTGAATGTGTGGAGAGATTTGTGGCGTTGGCACTCAGCTGTTGCCATGACAAGCAAGAAAAGCGGCCGTCAATGCAGGATGTGGTCAGGGAACTGGAAACCATACTCAAAATGATGCCAGAAGCTGATGCCATCTATGCAGAATCCACTTCCACATATTCTGGCAAATCCACTCCCACATATTCCGGCAAGTcagcatcatcatcttcattttaCTCGAGCCAATATCTATACGAAAGTTCCTGTCTTCTGGGAAGTGATCTTAGCAGTGGTGTTGTTCCCACCATCAACCCTCGCTAA